From Xenopus tropicalis strain Nigerian chromosome 3, UCB_Xtro_10.0, whole genome shotgun sequence, the proteins below share one genomic window:
- the adgrl1 gene encoding adhesion G protein-coupled receptor L1 isoform X2: MAGAWLVLWGLCSAAILLTSSTQGLSRAALPFGLMRRELACEGYPIELRCPGSDVIMVENANYGRTDDKICDADPFQMENVQCYLPDAFKIMSQRCNNRTQCVVVAGSDSFPDPCPGTYKYLEVQYDCVPYIFVCPGTLQEILEPTSTHESEHQSGAWCRDPLQAGERLYVMPWIPYRTDTLTEYASWEEYAAGRHTTTYRLPSRVDGTGFVVYDGAAFYNKERTRNIVKFDLRTRIKSGEAIISTANYHDTSPYRWGGKTDIDLAVDENGLWVIYATEGNSGRLVVSQLNPYTLRFEGTWETTYDKRSASNAFMACGVLYVLRSVYVDDDSESAGNRVEYAFNTHRNREEPLGGNGGTGLDFPNPYQFVSSVDYNPRDGQLYVWNNYFLVRYALKFGPPDPAEGPVTPTPPLVTATLPQPPLTVTTPPSITTTARHPPLTTHPVGVVNPIGPELPTPGTRRPPPSNQHSYSEVNCPPREERRVQWPAAQQGMLVERPCPKGTRGTASFLCLPTLGVWNPRGPDLSNCTSPWVNQVAQKIKSGENAANIAGELARHTRGQIYAGDVTSSVRLLDQLLDILDAQLQALRPVERESAGKNYNRMHKRERTCKDYIKAVVETVDNLLRPEALPSWRDMNVTEQEHAATMLLDILEEGAFLLADNVKEPARFQTARPNVVLEVSVVNTEGSVTELIFPQDNLSLSSIQLSANSIKQNSRNGVVKVVFVLYNNLGLFLSTENSTVRNGGESSSTGHSLVVNSQIIAASINKESSRVFLMDPVIFTLPHLQTKNHFNANCTFWNYSERSMLGYWSSQGCRLVQTNKTHTTCACSHLTNFAVLMAHRDMYQGRINELLLSVISWVGIVISLVCLGICISTFCFLRGLQTDRNTIHKNLCISLFLAELLFLTGIDKTQYQVVCPILAGLLHFFSLSAFSWLCLEGVQLYLMLVEVFETEHSRRKYYYLCGYIFPALVVGISAAVDYRSYGTDKACWLRVDNYFIWSFIGPVSLVIVVNLLILLVTLHKMLRSSSVLKPDSSRLENIKSWALGAVTLLFLLGLTWAFGFLFINKESLVLAYLFTTFNALQGLFIFIFHCALQKKVHKEYSKCLRHSYCCVRGPGAEHGTLKSTVNSRYYTQSRIRRMWNDTVRKQTESSFIAGDLNSTPTLNRGTMGNHLLTNPVLQSRVGTSPYNTLITESVGFSPSSPGYNATGSFRDPKHTLSRDPCGKDSLPPLPLNGNFNNSYSLRAGDFPPDPSKLAEGTGGVGGRRNLTDAAAFEKMIISELVHSNLRGKSHGGTTETTEEEVTSGVVPESGEVPTLEMERMYKALEEPLLLQRAQSILYQSDLEESEAEAAPRDSPNRDSLYTSMTNLRDSPYPDSSPETGLPPSGEMLPCHQAVPPPTGPDAMYFPGRLGSVPRGQLQAFYQMPQGFLGLEGSVPEGDGQMQLITSL; this comes from the exons TTTTCGTCTGTCCGGGAACCCTACAGGAAATACTGGAGCCCACTTCCACCCATGAATCCGAACACCAATCAGGAGCATGGTGTAGAGATCCCCTGCAGGCTGGTGAGCGTCTCTATGTAATGCCATGGATCCCCTATCGTACAGACACATTAACAGAATATGCTTCATGGGAGGAGTATGCCGCAGGTCGCCACACCACAACATATCGACTACCTAGCAGAGTGGATGGCACAGGCTTTGTGGTGTACGATGGAGCTGCCTTCTATAACAAAGAACGTACACGCAATATTGTCAAGTTTGATTTGCGGACACGGATCAAGAGTGGAGAGGCCATAATATCCACAGCAAACTACCATGACACTTCCCCCTATCGATGGGGTGGCAAGACTGATATTGACTTGGCTGTGGATGAGAATGGATTGTGGGTTATCTACGCAACTGAAGGCAACAGTGGAAGGCTGGTGGTCAGCCAGCTCAACCCCTACACACTACGATTCGAAGGCACTTGGGAAACAACCTATGACAAACGTTCAGCTTCCAATGCGTTTATGGCCTGCGGTGTCCTTTATGTTCTGAGGTCAGTGTATGTGGATGATGACAGCGAATCTGCTGGAAATCGTGTGGAATATGCTTTCAACACACACCGAAATCGTGAGGAACCTTTGGGGGGCAATGGAGGAACTGGACTGGACTTTCCTAACCCATACCAATTTGTGTCTTCAGTGGACTACAATCCAAGGGATGGGCAGTTATATGTATGGAACAACTACTTTTTGGTGCGATATGCACTGAAGTTTGGCCCTCCTGACCCAGCTGAAG GCCCAGTCACTCCCACCCCACCATTGGTCACTGCCACACTGCCTCAGCCGCCGCTGACTGTTACCACTCCCCCCTCTATAACTACCACTGCTCGTCACCCTCCTCTGACAACGCACCCCGTAGGGGTGGTAAACCCTATAGGGCCTGAACTACCTACACCTGGGACCCGTCGGCCGCCTCCGTCCAACCAGCATTCCTACTCAGAGGTCAACTGCCCACCTCGTGAGGAGAGACGGGTACAGTGGCCAGCTGCGCAACAAGGAATGCTAGTAGAGAGGCCGTGTCCAAAGGGAACACGAG GTACCGCTTCTTTTCTCTGTCTGCCAACCCTAGGCGTGTGGAATCCACGTGGCCCAGATCTTAGTAACTGTACCTCTCCATGGGTAAACCAGGTGGCACAGAAG ATAAAGAGCGGAGAGAATGCAGCTAATATTGCAGGGGAGTTGGCTCGCCACACTCGGGGGCAGATATATGCCGGTGATGTCACATCATCCGTACGTCTCCTGGACCAGCTTTTAGACATTCTGGATGCTCAACTCCAAGCCCTAAGACCAGTGGAGCGAGAGAGTGCGGGAAAGAACTACAACAGG ATGCATAAAAGAGAGCGGACCTGCAAGGATTATATCAAG GCTGTGGTGGAAACAGTTGATAACCTCTTGCGCCCAGAGGCACTGCCATCATGGAGGGACATGAATGTCACTGAGCAGGAACATGCAGCGACCATGTTGTTGGACATACTGGAAGAAGGAGCTTTTCTCTTGGCTGATAATGTCAAGGAGCCTGCACGTTTCCAGACTGCTAGGCCCAATGTGG tgCTTGAGGTCTCAGTGGTGAACACAGAGGGTTCGGTTACTGAGCTGATTTTTCCTCAGGACAATCTCAGTCTTAGCTCCATCCAGCTCTCCGCTAACTCCATCAAGCAGAACAGTCGAAATG GGGTGGTTAAAGTGGTGTTTGTCCTTTACAACAATCTGGGTCTATTTCTGTCCACTGAGAACTCTACTGTCCGTAACGGAGGAGAGAGCAGCTCCACAGGACACTCACTGGTGGTGAACTCACAGATCATTGCCGCCTCGATAAACAAAGAGTCCAGCAGAGTCTTTCTAATGGACCCAGTTATATTTACCCTGCCACATCTACAG ACCAAGAATCACTTCAATGCCAACTGTACATTCTGGAATTATTCTGAGCGATCTATGCTGGGTTACTGGTCCTCCCAGGGCTGCCGGCTGGTACAAACCAACAAGACTCATACGACCTGTGCATGCAGCCACCTCACTAACTTTGCTGTGCTGATGGCCCACAGAGACATG TACCAAGGTCGTATCAACGAGCTGCTGCTCTCCGTCATCTCGTGGGTGGGCATTGTGATCTCCCTGGTCTGTCTCGGAATCTGTATATCCACTTTTTGTTTCCTGAGAGGCCTGCAGACAGACAGGAACACCATCCACAAAAACCTATGCATCAGCCTTTTCCTTGCTGAACTGCTTTTCCTCACCGGCATCGACAAAACTCAGTACCAG GTCGTATGCCCTATCCTTGCCGGTCTGCTGCATTTTTTCAGTCTTTCTGCCTTTTCCTGGCTGTGCCTGGAGGGGGTGCAGCTCTACCTTATGCTGGTTGAGGTGTTTGAGACTGAGCACTCTCGACGCAAATATTACTACCTCTGTGGTTACATTTTTCCGGCCCTCGTTGTAGGGATATCAGCAGCTGTAGACTATAGAAGCTATGGGACAGACAAAGC TTGCTGGTTGCGGGTTGATAATTATTTCATCTGGAGTTTCATTGGACCTGTTTCCCTAGTTATAGTG GTCAACCTTCTTATTCTGCTTGTTACTCTCCATAAGATGTTACGTTCCTCTTCGGTTCTGAAACCAGATTCCAGCCGCCTGGAGAACATTAA GTCCTGGGCCCTTGGAGCAGTCACTCTGCTGTTCCTCCTTGGCCTTACTTGGGCTTTTGGTTTCCTCTTCATTAATAAGGAATCTCTAGTTCTGGCTTACCTCTTCACCACCTTTAATGCTCTTCAAGGGCTTTTCATCTTCATCTTCCATTGTGCTCTGCAGAAGAAG GTACACAAGGAGTACAGTAAGTGTCTGAGGCACTCTTACTGCTGTGTCAGAGGTCCGGGGGCAGAGCATGGGACCTTAAAATCTACTGTCAATAGCCGTTACTATACCCAGAGTCGAATACGCAGAATGTGGAACGATACAGTCAGGAAACAAACAGAGTCCTCTTTCATCGCTGGAGACCTTAACAGTACCCCAACACTGAATAGAG GCACTATGGGTAACCACCTGCTGACAAACCCGGTGCTGCAGAGTCGCGTGGGAACGAGCCCATACAACACGCTGATCACAGAGTCTGTGGGGTTCAGCCCCTCCTCCCCAGGATACAACGCAACCG GAAGTTTCCGGGATCCTA AGCATACCTTAAGTCGCGACCCATGTGGAAAAGACTCACTCCCCCCGCTCCCACTCAATGGCAACTTCAACAACAGTTACTCCCTTCGGGCTGGAGATTTTCCCCCTGATCCTTCCAAGTTGGCAGAAGGCACTGGTGGTGTGGGTGGGCGGCGCAATTTGACCGATGCGGCAGCATTTGAAAAAATGATTATCTCCGAGCTAGTCCATAGCAACTTACGAGGGAAATCGCATGGGGGGACAACAGAGACAACAGAAGAGGAAGTCACATCCGGAGTAGTGCCAGAAAGTGGCGAGGTGCCTACACTGGAGATGGAACGCATGTATAAGGCTCTAGAGGAGCCACTCCTACTACAAAGAGCGCAGTCTATCCTGTACCAGAGTGATTTGGAGGAGTCAGAGGCTGAAGCTGCTCCCCGTGACTCCCCTAATCGTGACTCACTCTACACAAGCATGACCAACCTCAGAGACTCCCCATACCCAGACAGTAGCCCTGAGACTGGCCTTCCCCCCTCTGGGGAAATGCTGCCATGCCATCAGGCGGTACCTCCACCAACTGGGCCCGATGCCATGTACTTCCCTGGCCGGCTGGGGTCAGTGCCCAGGGGACAGCTGCAGGCATTCTACCAAATGCCCCAAGGGTTTTTGGGCCTGGAAGGTTCAGTGCCCGAGGGCGACGGCCAGATGCAGCTCATCACCAGCCTCTGA
- the adgrl1 gene encoding adhesion G protein-coupled receptor L1 isoform X4, with translation MAGAWLVLWGLCSAAILLTSSTQGLSRAALPFGLMRRELACEGYPIELRCPGSDVIMVENANYGRTDDKICDADPFQMENVQCYLPDAFKIMSQRCNNRTQCVVVAGSDSFPDPCPGTYKYLEVQYDCVPYIFVCPGTLQEILEPTSTHESEHQSGAWCRDPLQAGERLYVMPWIPYRTDTLTEYASWEEYAAGRHTTTYRLPSRVDGTGFVVYDGAAFYNKERTRNIVKFDLRTRIKSGEAIISTANYHDTSPYRWGGKTDIDLAVDENGLWVIYATEGNSGRLVVSQLNPYTLRFEGTWETTYDKRSASNAFMACGVLYVLRSVYVDDDSESAGNRVEYAFNTHRNREEPLGGNGGTGLDFPNPYQFVSSVDYNPRDGQLYVWNNYFLVRYALKFGPPDPAEGPVTPTPPLVTATLPQPPLTVTTPPSITTTARHPPLTTHPVGVVNPIGPELPTPGTRRPPPSNQHSYSEVNCPPREERRVQWPAAQQGMLVERPCPKGTRGTASFLCLPTLGVWNPRGPDLSNCTSPWVNQVAQKIKSGENAANIAGELARHTRGQIYAGDVTSSVRLLDQLLDILDAQLQALRPVERESAGKNYNRMHKRERTCKDYIKAVVETVDNLLRPEALPSWRDMNVTEQEHAATMLLDILEEGAFLLADNVKEPARFQTARPNVVLEVSVVNTEGSVTELIFPQDNLSLSSIQLSANSIKQNSRNGVVKVVFVLYNNLGLFLSTENSTVRNGGESSSTGHSLVVNSQIIAASINKESSRVFLMDPVIFTLPHLQTKNHFNANCTFWNYSERSMLGYWSSQGCRLVQTNKTHTTCACSHLTNFAVLMAHRDMYQGRINELLLSVISWVGIVISLVCLGICISTFCFLRGLQTDRNTIHKNLCISLFLAELLFLTGIDKTQYQVVCPILAGLLHFFSLSAFSWLCLEGVQLYLMLVEVFETEHSRRKYYYLCGYIFPALVVGISAAVDYRSYGTDKACWLRVDNYFIWSFIGPVSLVIVVNLLILLVTLHKMLRSSSVLKPDSSRLENIKSWALGAVTLLFLLGLTWAFGFLFINKESLVLAYLFTTFNALQGLFIFIFHCALQKKVHKEYSKCLRHSYCCVRGPGAEHGTLKSTVNSRYYTQSRIRRMWNDTVRKQTESSFIAGDLNSTPTLNRGTMGNHLLTNPVLQSRVGTSPYNTLITESVGFSPSSPGYNATEHTLSRDPCGKDSLPPLPLNGNFNNSYSLRAGDFPPDPSKLAEGTGGVGGRRNLTDAAAFEKMIISELVHSNLRGKSHGGTTETTEEEVTSGVVPESGEVPTLEMERMYKALEEPLLLQRAQSILYQSDLEESEAEAAPRDSPNRDSLYTSMTNLRDSPYPDSSPETGLPPSGEMLPCHQAVPPPTGPDAMYFPGRLGSVPRGQLQAFYQMPQGFLGLEGSVPEGDGQMQLITSL, from the exons TTTTCGTCTGTCCGGGAACCCTACAGGAAATACTGGAGCCCACTTCCACCCATGAATCCGAACACCAATCAGGAGCATGGTGTAGAGATCCCCTGCAGGCTGGTGAGCGTCTCTATGTAATGCCATGGATCCCCTATCGTACAGACACATTAACAGAATATGCTTCATGGGAGGAGTATGCCGCAGGTCGCCACACCACAACATATCGACTACCTAGCAGAGTGGATGGCACAGGCTTTGTGGTGTACGATGGAGCTGCCTTCTATAACAAAGAACGTACACGCAATATTGTCAAGTTTGATTTGCGGACACGGATCAAGAGTGGAGAGGCCATAATATCCACAGCAAACTACCATGACACTTCCCCCTATCGATGGGGTGGCAAGACTGATATTGACTTGGCTGTGGATGAGAATGGATTGTGGGTTATCTACGCAACTGAAGGCAACAGTGGAAGGCTGGTGGTCAGCCAGCTCAACCCCTACACACTACGATTCGAAGGCACTTGGGAAACAACCTATGACAAACGTTCAGCTTCCAATGCGTTTATGGCCTGCGGTGTCCTTTATGTTCTGAGGTCAGTGTATGTGGATGATGACAGCGAATCTGCTGGAAATCGTGTGGAATATGCTTTCAACACACACCGAAATCGTGAGGAACCTTTGGGGGGCAATGGAGGAACTGGACTGGACTTTCCTAACCCATACCAATTTGTGTCTTCAGTGGACTACAATCCAAGGGATGGGCAGTTATATGTATGGAACAACTACTTTTTGGTGCGATATGCACTGAAGTTTGGCCCTCCTGACCCAGCTGAAG GCCCAGTCACTCCCACCCCACCATTGGTCACTGCCACACTGCCTCAGCCGCCGCTGACTGTTACCACTCCCCCCTCTATAACTACCACTGCTCGTCACCCTCCTCTGACAACGCACCCCGTAGGGGTGGTAAACCCTATAGGGCCTGAACTACCTACACCTGGGACCCGTCGGCCGCCTCCGTCCAACCAGCATTCCTACTCAGAGGTCAACTGCCCACCTCGTGAGGAGAGACGGGTACAGTGGCCAGCTGCGCAACAAGGAATGCTAGTAGAGAGGCCGTGTCCAAAGGGAACACGAG GTACCGCTTCTTTTCTCTGTCTGCCAACCCTAGGCGTGTGGAATCCACGTGGCCCAGATCTTAGTAACTGTACCTCTCCATGGGTAAACCAGGTGGCACAGAAG ATAAAGAGCGGAGAGAATGCAGCTAATATTGCAGGGGAGTTGGCTCGCCACACTCGGGGGCAGATATATGCCGGTGATGTCACATCATCCGTACGTCTCCTGGACCAGCTTTTAGACATTCTGGATGCTCAACTCCAAGCCCTAAGACCAGTGGAGCGAGAGAGTGCGGGAAAGAACTACAACAGG ATGCATAAAAGAGAGCGGACCTGCAAGGATTATATCAAG GCTGTGGTGGAAACAGTTGATAACCTCTTGCGCCCAGAGGCACTGCCATCATGGAGGGACATGAATGTCACTGAGCAGGAACATGCAGCGACCATGTTGTTGGACATACTGGAAGAAGGAGCTTTTCTCTTGGCTGATAATGTCAAGGAGCCTGCACGTTTCCAGACTGCTAGGCCCAATGTGG tgCTTGAGGTCTCAGTGGTGAACACAGAGGGTTCGGTTACTGAGCTGATTTTTCCTCAGGACAATCTCAGTCTTAGCTCCATCCAGCTCTCCGCTAACTCCATCAAGCAGAACAGTCGAAATG GGGTGGTTAAAGTGGTGTTTGTCCTTTACAACAATCTGGGTCTATTTCTGTCCACTGAGAACTCTACTGTCCGTAACGGAGGAGAGAGCAGCTCCACAGGACACTCACTGGTGGTGAACTCACAGATCATTGCCGCCTCGATAAACAAAGAGTCCAGCAGAGTCTTTCTAATGGACCCAGTTATATTTACCCTGCCACATCTACAG ACCAAGAATCACTTCAATGCCAACTGTACATTCTGGAATTATTCTGAGCGATCTATGCTGGGTTACTGGTCCTCCCAGGGCTGCCGGCTGGTACAAACCAACAAGACTCATACGACCTGTGCATGCAGCCACCTCACTAACTTTGCTGTGCTGATGGCCCACAGAGACATG TACCAAGGTCGTATCAACGAGCTGCTGCTCTCCGTCATCTCGTGGGTGGGCATTGTGATCTCCCTGGTCTGTCTCGGAATCTGTATATCCACTTTTTGTTTCCTGAGAGGCCTGCAGACAGACAGGAACACCATCCACAAAAACCTATGCATCAGCCTTTTCCTTGCTGAACTGCTTTTCCTCACCGGCATCGACAAAACTCAGTACCAG GTCGTATGCCCTATCCTTGCCGGTCTGCTGCATTTTTTCAGTCTTTCTGCCTTTTCCTGGCTGTGCCTGGAGGGGGTGCAGCTCTACCTTATGCTGGTTGAGGTGTTTGAGACTGAGCACTCTCGACGCAAATATTACTACCTCTGTGGTTACATTTTTCCGGCCCTCGTTGTAGGGATATCAGCAGCTGTAGACTATAGAAGCTATGGGACAGACAAAGC TTGCTGGTTGCGGGTTGATAATTATTTCATCTGGAGTTTCATTGGACCTGTTTCCCTAGTTATAGTG GTCAACCTTCTTATTCTGCTTGTTACTCTCCATAAGATGTTACGTTCCTCTTCGGTTCTGAAACCAGATTCCAGCCGCCTGGAGAACATTAA GTCCTGGGCCCTTGGAGCAGTCACTCTGCTGTTCCTCCTTGGCCTTACTTGGGCTTTTGGTTTCCTCTTCATTAATAAGGAATCTCTAGTTCTGGCTTACCTCTTCACCACCTTTAATGCTCTTCAAGGGCTTTTCATCTTCATCTTCCATTGTGCTCTGCAGAAGAAG GTACACAAGGAGTACAGTAAGTGTCTGAGGCACTCTTACTGCTGTGTCAGAGGTCCGGGGGCAGAGCATGGGACCTTAAAATCTACTGTCAATAGCCGTTACTATACCCAGAGTCGAATACGCAGAATGTGGAACGATACAGTCAGGAAACAAACAGAGTCCTCTTTCATCGCTGGAGACCTTAACAGTACCCCAACACTGAATAGAG GCACTATGGGTAACCACCTGCTGACAAACCCGGTGCTGCAGAGTCGCGTGGGAACGAGCCCATACAACACGCTGATCACAGAGTCTGTGGGGTTCAGCCCCTCCTCCCCAGGATACAACGCAACCG AGCATACCTTAAGTCGCGACCCATGTGGAAAAGACTCACTCCCCCCGCTCCCACTCAATGGCAACTTCAACAACAGTTACTCCCTTCGGGCTGGAGATTTTCCCCCTGATCCTTCCAAGTTGGCAGAAGGCACTGGTGGTGTGGGTGGGCGGCGCAATTTGACCGATGCGGCAGCATTTGAAAAAATGATTATCTCCGAGCTAGTCCATAGCAACTTACGAGGGAAATCGCATGGGGGGACAACAGAGACAACAGAAGAGGAAGTCACATCCGGAGTAGTGCCAGAAAGTGGCGAGGTGCCTACACTGGAGATGGAACGCATGTATAAGGCTCTAGAGGAGCCACTCCTACTACAAAGAGCGCAGTCTATCCTGTACCAGAGTGATTTGGAGGAGTCAGAGGCTGAAGCTGCTCCCCGTGACTCCCCTAATCGTGACTCACTCTACACAAGCATGACCAACCTCAGAGACTCCCCATACCCAGACAGTAGCCCTGAGACTGGCCTTCCCCCCTCTGGGGAAATGCTGCCATGCCATCAGGCGGTACCTCCACCAACTGGGCCCGATGCCATGTACTTCCCTGGCCGGCTGGGGTCAGTGCCCAGGGGACAGCTGCAGGCATTCTACCAAATGCCCCAAGGGTTTTTGGGCCTGGAAGGTTCAGTGCCCGAGGGCGACGGCCAGATGCAGCTCATCACCAGCCTCTGA